In Novipirellula galeiformis, one DNA window encodes the following:
- the sufU gene encoding Fe-S cluster assembly sulfur transfer protein SufU, translated as MSPSEHDIYEEHVLDHYEDPYHRGLLEQATHSDEGKNPLCGDVIHIDLKLSEDGKIVEAWFDGEGCVISQASASMLVEQMEGKTLEELKEFSADEMLALFGPKLTPNRQKCCLLSWRILQSAVHSPVNDSGDGDPDDDGPQFGGPSLSEES; from the coding sequence ATGTCGCCGAGCGAACACGATATTTACGAAGAACACGTCCTGGATCACTACGAAGATCCGTACCACCGCGGGCTGCTTGAGCAAGCGACCCACTCGGACGAGGGGAAGAACCCTCTGTGCGGAGACGTCATCCATATCGATTTGAAGTTGTCCGAGGACGGCAAGATCGTCGAGGCTTGGTTTGACGGCGAGGGCTGTGTCATCAGCCAAGCATCCGCCTCGATGCTGGTCGAGCAAATGGAGGGAAAAACGCTGGAAGAGTTGAAAGAATTCTCCGCAGACGAGATGCTGGCGTTGTTTGGCCCCAAGTTGACCCCTAACCGGCAAAAATGCTGTTTGCTTTCGTGGCGAATCCTGCAGAGTGCCGTTCATTCACCTGTCAACGATAGTGGCGATGGGGATCCCGACGACGATGGCCCCCAATTTGGTGGTCCCAGCTTAAGCGAAGAATCTTGA
- a CDS encoding SufS family cysteine desulfurase: MNNPSESVRSLNGSQRSPNESLRRVSLDANRYRPDFPILDRVTSSGAPLAFLDNAASSQRPNAVIDAMTQCYRQYYANVHRGIHTLSEESTDRYEQARRGIAKFVGAAETHEVIFAAGTTAAINTVARSWGDANLSTGDTILLTIAEHHANIVPWHQLAERTGCKVEFLPLDENFTITDDVVVDALERFQPKLFAFTASSNTLGVEFPVQRWTSLAHQAGCTVLVDAAQAAPHQAIDVQALDVDFLVFSGHKVCGPTGIGVLYGKAALLDAMPPFLSGGGMINEVTTSGFSCAALPDKFEAGTPPIAEAIGLHAATEYLTSVGLDAIHAYEKELGGYADQALREIDGVRIIGPTPELKAGIVSFVVDGVHAHDMSQTLDTYGIAVRAGHHCTMPLHKSLGLSATTRASFYFYNTFEEADRLIQAVREIRTRFAPSGRKRRRRS; encoded by the coding sequence ATGAACAATCCGAGTGAGTCCGTGCGCAGCCTGAATGGGTCCCAGCGCAGCCCGAATGAGTCCTTGCGCCGCGTTTCGCTTGACGCGAATCGCTACCGCCCCGATTTTCCCATTCTCGATCGAGTCACCTCCAGCGGCGCTCCGCTGGCGTTTCTTGACAACGCGGCCAGCAGCCAGCGTCCCAACGCCGTGATCGATGCGATGACGCAATGCTATCGCCAGTACTATGCGAACGTCCATCGCGGCATCCATACGCTGAGCGAAGAGTCGACCGACCGCTACGAACAAGCGCGACGTGGAATTGCCAAGTTTGTGGGAGCGGCGGAAACGCATGAAGTCATTTTTGCAGCCGGGACGACCGCAGCGATCAACACTGTCGCTCGCTCTTGGGGTGACGCAAATCTAAGCACAGGCGACACGATCCTGTTAACGATTGCCGAGCACCATGCAAACATTGTTCCTTGGCACCAGCTTGCCGAGCGGACCGGATGCAAGGTCGAGTTCCTGCCCTTGGATGAAAATTTCACCATCACCGACGACGTGGTGGTCGACGCGCTAGAGCGTTTCCAACCCAAGTTGTTTGCCTTTACGGCATCGAGCAATACGCTTGGCGTAGAGTTTCCGGTCCAGCGTTGGACGTCGCTCGCTCACCAAGCGGGCTGCACCGTGCTCGTCGACGCGGCCCAGGCGGCGCCGCATCAAGCGATCGATGTGCAAGCGTTGGATGTCGATTTCTTGGTTTTCAGCGGACACAAGGTTTGCGGCCCGACCGGCATTGGCGTGCTCTACGGTAAAGCCGCGTTGCTTGACGCGATGCCGCCGTTCTTGAGCGGCGGTGGCATGATCAATGAAGTCACCACGAGCGGATTCAGTTGTGCCGCGCTGCCCGATAAGTTCGAAGCGGGAACGCCGCCGATCGCCGAAGCAATCGGTTTGCACGCGGCGACTGAGTATTTGACCTCGGTGGGGCTGGATGCGATTCACGCTTACGAGAAAGAGCTGGGCGGTTACGCCGATCAAGCGTTACGCGAGATTGACGGGGTGCGGATCATCGGGCCAACACCGGAGCTGAAAGCGGGCATTGTCAGCTTCGTCGTCGACGGCGTTCACGCTCATGATATGTCGCAAACGCTTGATACTTATGGGATCGCGGTGCGAGCGGGACATCATTGCACGATGCCTTTGCACAAATCGCTGGGGTTGTCTGCGACGACGCGAGCGAGTTTTTACTTCTACAACACGTTCGAAGAAGCGGATCGGTTGATCCAAGCGGTTCGCGAGATCCGCACGCGATTCGCCCCGAGTGGACGAAAGCGTCGTCGACGCTCGTAA
- a CDS encoding sensor histidine kinase, producing the protein MASQEFTTAQEHAAQIHSIRTQYEELAELAGSLAHEIKNPLSVIHMNIDLLSEDLSEIDSPISRRSVDRVDIVRQQCERMEGLLRDFLRYARLRDIDLVSGNLNDQIETVLRAYQAQADSEGIDIEKYLDPDLPSIMMHSDSLQAALMNLVKNALEAMEDGGQLWARTYPTRTGVALDLIDTGRGVDDNTVLHMFEPFYSTKESGSGLGLPTARKIIEAHGGRISVQSDVGRGTKFVLEFPTPKRLGRSSG; encoded by the coding sequence ATGGCGTCTCAAGAATTCACAACAGCACAAGAACACGCCGCTCAAATCCATTCGATCCGCACTCAGTACGAAGAGCTCGCCGAACTTGCCGGATCGTTGGCGCACGAGATCAAAAACCCGTTGTCGGTGATCCACATGAACATCGATTTGTTGAGCGAGGACCTTTCGGAAATCGACTCACCGATCAGTCGCCGATCGGTCGATCGCGTCGATATCGTTCGCCAACAGTGCGAACGGATGGAAGGTTTGCTGCGTGACTTCCTCCGCTACGCTCGACTTCGCGACATCGACCTCGTCTCGGGAAACCTAAACGACCAAATCGAAACCGTGTTGCGAGCGTACCAAGCGCAGGCGGACTCCGAGGGGATCGATATTGAAAAGTACTTGGATCCCGATCTGCCCTCGATCATGATGCACAGCGATTCGTTGCAAGCGGCACTGATGAATCTCGTGAAAAATGCACTCGAAGCGATGGAAGATGGTGGCCAGCTCTGGGCCCGCACCTACCCCACTCGCACCGGCGTCGCACTCGATTTGATTGATACCGGCAGAGGCGTCGACGACAACACGGTGCTGCACATGTTCGAACCCTTTTACAGCACCAAGGAATCGGGATCGGGGCTGGGGTTACCGACCGCCCGCAAGATCATCGAAGCCCACGGCGGGCGAATTAGTGTGCAAAGTGACGTCGGCCGCGGAACCAAATTCGTCCTTGAATTTCCAACGCCCAAACGACTGGGACGATCGAGCGGCTGA
- a CDS encoding LL-diaminopimelate aminotransferase, protein MSTASSDKNTADPYFQSLFADRIGGANYGKDTEIYKFEKIKRAKRKALADHPDRALLDFGIGENDSMADASVRKVMNEEVNKPENRGYSDNGIGEYKEAAARFMQRQFGVTLDPATQINHCIGSKPAYAMLPACFINPGDITMMTVPGYPVAGTHTRYYGGEVFKLPLLAENGFLPDLDAVPDDVYRRTKLMVLNYPNSPTGRTTTPEFYEKVVALAKEKEFVVVQDAAHILLTFDGKPLSFLQTPGAMDVGVEVHSMSKGYDMIGWRMGFVCGHPRIVSAFADVKDNSDSGQFMATQKAAAAALDDDSIPQRINAKYRRRLEKLVATLNECGFECEMPGGTYFLYTKSPSGTKSGVTFAKAEDATRYLIEQFGIVTVPWDDAGSFLRFSVTYVAATEADEDALMQETKKRLGDAGLVWNA, encoded by the coding sequence ATGTCGACTGCCTCTTCAGATAAAAATACTGCTGACCCCTATTTCCAATCGCTCTTTGCAGATCGCATCGGCGGTGCGAACTATGGGAAAGACACTGAAATTTACAAGTTCGAGAAGATCAAGCGGGCCAAACGCAAGGCGCTTGCAGATCATCCCGATCGAGCATTGTTGGACTTCGGAATCGGCGAAAACGATTCGATGGCCGATGCGTCGGTGCGTAAGGTGATGAACGAGGAGGTGAACAAGCCTGAGAATCGTGGGTATTCCGACAATGGGATCGGGGAATACAAGGAAGCCGCTGCTCGCTTTATGCAGCGGCAATTCGGTGTTACGCTCGACCCCGCCACCCAGATCAACCACTGTATCGGAAGCAAGCCCGCCTACGCGATGCTGCCGGCGTGTTTCATCAATCCCGGCGACATCACGATGATGACCGTGCCTGGTTACCCGGTCGCGGGCACCCACACGCGTTACTACGGTGGCGAAGTTTTCAAATTGCCACTGCTTGCCGAAAATGGTTTCTTACCCGATTTGGATGCCGTTCCTGATGATGTTTATCGGCGTACCAAATTGATGGTGCTGAACTATCCCAACTCGCCAACCGGTCGTACCACGACGCCTGAGTTTTATGAAAAGGTCGTCGCGCTCGCCAAAGAAAAAGAGTTTGTCGTCGTTCAAGACGCCGCTCACATCCTGTTGACCTTTGACGGAAAGCCGTTGAGCTTTTTGCAAACGCCCGGTGCGATGGATGTCGGAGTCGAGGTTCACTCGATGAGCAAGGGTTACGACATGATCGGATGGCGTATGGGATTCGTGTGCGGACACCCTCGCATCGTTTCCGCGTTCGCAGACGTGAAAGACAACAGCGACAGCGGCCAATTCATGGCGACCCAGAAAGCGGCCGCAGCGGCATTGGACGATGATTCCATTCCGCAACGGATCAACGCCAAGTACCGTCGCCGGTTAGAAAAACTCGTCGCGACCTTGAATGAGTGCGGTTTCGAGTGCGAGATGCCGGGCGGGACCTATTTTCTGTACACCAAGTCGCCCAGTGGAACGAAGTCGGGCGTAACGTTTGCCAAGGCGGAAGACGCTACCCGTTACTTGATCGAGCAGTTTGGTATCGTGACGGTTCCCTGGGACGATGCGGGATCGTTTTTGCGGTTCAGTGTTACCTACGTCGCGGCAACCGAAGCCGACGAAGATGCGTTGATGCAAGAAACCAAGAAGCGACTCGGGGATGCTGGGCTCGTTTGGAACGCATGA
- the rpsT gene encoding 30S ribosomal protein S20, whose product MPNTESAKKRLRQNVKQRLLNRSLKSNMRSTIRSVREAAATGDGEKAQAAFRLAVKKLDRAASKNVIHRNAAARTKSRLSKLVKAAGAKA is encoded by the coding sequence ATGCCAAATACCGAAAGTGCAAAAAAACGGCTTCGTCAGAACGTCAAACAACGTCTGTTAAACCGTTCCCTCAAGAGCAACATGCGCTCAACGATCCGTAGTGTCCGCGAAGCTGCAGCCACCGGTGACGGCGAGAAGGCACAAGCTGCATTCCGTTTGGCAGTCAAAAAGCTGGACCGCGCAGCCAGCAAGAACGTGATCCATCGCAATGCTGCGGCCCGCACCAAAAGCCGTCTGAGCAAGCTCGTTAAAGCTGCTGGCGCGAAGGCGTAA
- the cobA gene encoding uroporphyrinogen-III C-methyltransferase, producing the protein MNSMVYLIGAGPGDPGLLTLRGAELLRRSDVVLYDGLSNAELLKHAPRAEHICVGKHGQQRIWRQEEIIEEMLKHARNGRVVARLKGGDPAVFARTAEEVDALSKAGIRYEIVPGITAALAAGSYAGIPITHRKLASAVALVTGHEEPGKPESALDWQALARFPGTLVIYMGVTTAETWTRSLIENGKPADTPVAIVRRCSHHDQQTFRCRLDEVADRLSPANKIRPPVIVIIGPVAELTETRNWLEQRPLFGQTVLVTRPIEQAEELASPLRDLGATVLIQPAIQIGPPGDWDEVDAAIESLAQQDIVIFFSRNGVQYFLQRVLETGRDMRAFANCKLTCVGKQTAAALADFHLHADIVPPDFTAESLVEELRGQVEGKRITIVRASRGRDLLYESLQQAGADVTQVVAYAHTDVTTPDPQVLQWAKQGQIDWITLTSSATAESLHQMLGESMQQAKLATLSPITSAAVRKLGYTVACEADPYTIESLIQALVKSNLT; encoded by the coding sequence ATGAACAGCATGGTCTATTTAATCGGTGCCGGCCCAGGGGATCCTGGGCTTTTGACGCTTCGCGGGGCAGAGCTTTTGCGGAGGAGTGATGTCGTTTTGTACGACGGGCTAAGCAATGCCGAATTGCTCAAACACGCCCCTCGGGCAGAGCACATTTGCGTCGGAAAGCATGGCCAGCAAAGGATTTGGCGTCAGGAAGAGATCATCGAGGAAATGCTCAAGCATGCTCGAAATGGCCGAGTGGTCGCCCGTCTAAAGGGGGGGGATCCGGCGGTCTTTGCTCGCACCGCCGAAGAGGTCGACGCCTTGTCGAAGGCAGGCATCCGCTACGAGATCGTGCCTGGAATTACGGCGGCTTTAGCGGCAGGTTCTTATGCGGGAATTCCCATCACGCACCGAAAATTGGCCTCCGCGGTCGCTTTGGTCACCGGTCACGAGGAGCCGGGGAAGCCAGAATCGGCGCTGGATTGGCAGGCGTTGGCCCGATTTCCAGGGACGTTGGTGATCTACATGGGGGTCACAACGGCCGAAACTTGGACGCGCTCGCTGATCGAAAACGGCAAACCGGCCGACACGCCGGTGGCCATTGTCCGCCGCTGTAGCCACCATGACCAACAAACGTTTCGCTGTCGGTTGGACGAGGTTGCCGATCGTTTGAGTCCGGCCAACAAAATTCGCCCCCCTGTGATCGTCATTATCGGACCGGTCGCCGAGTTGACCGAAACGCGAAATTGGCTCGAACAGCGACCGTTATTTGGACAAACCGTTCTCGTCACCCGGCCGATCGAGCAAGCCGAAGAGCTCGCCTCGCCGTTGCGTGATCTCGGGGCGACCGTTTTAATCCAACCGGCAATCCAAATCGGACCGCCCGGCGATTGGGACGAGGTTGATGCCGCAATCGAGTCGCTTGCCCAACAAGATATTGTCATCTTTTTTAGCCGCAACGGAGTTCAGTACTTTCTTCAACGCGTGCTCGAAACGGGGCGTGACATGCGCGCCTTTGCCAATTGCAAGTTAACGTGTGTTGGAAAGCAGACCGCTGCGGCACTCGCCGACTTTCATTTGCACGCCGACATTGTGCCCCCTGACTTCACCGCTGAATCGCTTGTGGAAGAATTGAGGGGGCAGGTCGAGGGTAAACGGATCACCATTGTTCGCGCGAGCCGCGGTCGCGACCTGCTTTATGAATCGCTACAACAGGCCGGGGCCGACGTAACCCAAGTGGTCGCGTATGCGCACACCGATGTGACCACTCCTGATCCCCAAGTCCTGCAATGGGCCAAACAGGGGCAAATCGATTGGATCACGTTGACCAGTAGCGCGACGGCGGAAAGTTTGCACCAAATGCTCGGTGAGTCGATGCAGCAAGCGAAGCT